A stretch of the Ktedonobacteraceae bacterium genome encodes the following:
- a CDS encoding DUF1028 domain-containing protein, protein MTFSIVARDPNAGELGIAVQSKFLAVGAVVPWARAGVGAIATQAWANTTYGPSGLELLARGLSAQETIARLTAADDGRANRQVGIVAVHGEPATFTGDDCFPWAGGHTGEHYACQGNILVGEETVLAMARTFEQTDGHLCDRLMAALAAGQAAGGDSRGQQSAALLIVREKGGYSGFNDRFIDLRVDDHPRPIEELQRILQLHKLYLFPPAPQDILPIDDALARELQELLTTSGDYKDSVNGSYTTATRDAFRQFVGRENLEERWFEDARIDRVVLEFMREKLRA, encoded by the coding sequence ATGACTTTTTCCATCGTTGCGCGGGACCCCAACGCGGGTGAACTAGGAATTGCCGTTCAGTCTAAATTTCTGGCTGTTGGCGCGGTTGTGCCATGGGCCAGGGCGGGAGTAGGCGCGATTGCTACACAGGCCTGGGCTAATACGACCTACGGACCATCGGGCCTGGAGCTGCTGGCGCGTGGTTTATCCGCTCAAGAGACCATTGCGCGTCTTACAGCTGCTGATGATGGACGGGCCAATCGCCAGGTAGGCATCGTTGCCGTGCATGGCGAACCCGCTACCTTTACCGGCGACGATTGTTTTCCGTGGGCCGGTGGTCATACCGGGGAGCATTATGCTTGTCAGGGCAATATTCTCGTAGGAGAAGAAACGGTATTGGCTATGGCTCGCACATTTGAGCAAACAGACGGGCATCTCTGTGATCGCTTGATGGCCGCGCTCGCGGCAGGTCAGGCTGCCGGGGGCGATAGCCGGGGGCAGCAATCGGCAGCGTTGCTGATCGTGCGTGAAAAAGGCGGCTATAGTGGCTTCAATGACCGTTTCATCGACCTGCGGGTTGATGATCATCCCCGGCCAATTGAGGAACTGCAGCGCATTCTGCAATTGCATAAACTGTATTTGTTTCCCCCTGCACCCCAGGATATCCTGCCCATAGACGATGCATTGGCCCGCGAATTGCAGGAACTGCTCACCACCAGTGGCGACTATAAAGACAGTGTCAACGGCTCCTATACTACTGCTACGCGCGATGCATTTCGCCAATTTGTAGGGCGCGAAAATCTCGAGGAACGCTGGTTCGAGGATGCGCGTATTGACCGTGTGGTGCTGGAGTTCATGCGCGAAAAATTACGGGCATAA
- a CDS encoding sigma-70 family RNA polymerase sigma factor translates to MVRPNWSDEELARLLQERNTEALETLISRYSREVFYFIRLVLDGVGVTQDAEECVNDLFVAVWQEIETFDSERGTLRTWLTMRAKYIALDRRRQLCRRQTHNMQSADENRQWASSDGGGRKGYGWGGYDNDTRVTLPPHPEFSMEHLLEQSERREELRLALATLPELDRYLIIQRYFKFASTEELAAKTGLTRHAVDTRLWRARKSLRETLKEHAYEYERI, encoded by the coding sequence ATGGTGCGACCAAACTGGTCAGATGAAGAGTTGGCACGGTTGCTGCAAGAACGCAACACTGAAGCCCTTGAGACTCTCATTTCTCGTTACTCGCGCGAGGTGTTTTATTTTATTCGCCTGGTACTTGATGGTGTGGGCGTCACCCAGGATGCGGAAGAGTGCGTCAACGACCTCTTTGTTGCCGTCTGGCAAGAAATCGAAACCTTCGATTCTGAACGTGGTACGCTACGTACCTGGTTGACGATGCGCGCAAAATATATTGCCCTGGACCGGCGCCGTCAATTATGTCGCCGCCAGACCCACAATATGCAATCGGCGGACGAAAATCGTCAATGGGCATCATCGGATGGAGGCGGGCGCAAAGGATATGGGTGGGGAGGATACGACAACGATACCCGCGTGACGCTTCCACCACATCCAGAATTTAGTATGGAACACCTGCTGGAGCAGAGTGAAAGGCGCGAAGAACTGCGCCTGGCCTTGGCGACGTTGCCAGAGCTTGACCGCTATCTTATTATCCAACGCTATTTTAAATTTGCCAGTACCGAGGAACTGGCAGCGAAAACTGGCCTCACACGCCACGCTGTCGATACCCGGCTCTGGCGCGCGCGGAAAAGCTTACGCGAAACGCTCAAGGAGCACGCATATGAGTATGAGCGAATTTGA
- a CDS encoding peptide ABC transporter substrate-binding protein, with protein MARTAVGAVLAAPPVRMLPVRQVSWWARQALPLLLIWLVVACSTTPSMPPSPPHGSTSGTIIFADRGFPDAVNPLFSASAVDLEVSAALWSAPVYYDNRFHIQPDQLTEVPLPANGGVKDDGKTIIMHLRHDLRWSDGQPILASDFQYWWHLDQDPNTGAITMSGYDQIASIDTPDNFTVILHMKHAYGPYLSYLPYAAPQHAWGKLKDIDLQNMTSVYLAPTVTDGPYMLAHFENGKSYTLKPDPYYTSTTFSGPFVSQLIYRSYNDLTALTGAVKQQQVDISEGYMEDDLSSLVHLPAGVQLRETPAASYEHLDFNLARPIFQDVRVRRAIQMAINRCAIIEQALHMPDCSRLADQVEPPPSLVYDSSIASAPFDPHMARQLLAQAGWLSGQHGLLYRHGQPFALRLVTTASNPLRAAAARRIQQDLLAAGISIQILYYPLNTFFGLYNQGGILATGAYDLAMFGYQNSPEPDDEYAVFDSSQIPTADQPGLGNYGRVKDPIIDQALQQGRNTVGFAGRVKFYHQFLERLADQVYIIPLYTGLNIMTISATVRNVVPNPNVVENNWNISEWRKG; from the coding sequence ATGGCGCGTACAGCAGTAGGGGCAGTGCTTGCCGCGCCCCCGGTGCGAATGCTGCCGGTGCGTCAAGTGTCATGGTGGGCGCGGCAAGCACTGCCCCTACTGCTGATATGGCTGGTTGTCGCGTGTAGCACAACTCCATCCATGCCTCCATCGCCTCCTCACGGCTCAACCAGTGGCACGATTATCTTCGCAGACAGAGGATTTCCTGATGCGGTTAACCCTTTGTTTTCGGCCTCCGCGGTCGATCTTGAGGTGAGCGCGGCGCTCTGGTCTGCGCCCGTCTATTATGACAACCGGTTTCACATCCAACCCGACCAGTTGACTGAAGTGCCCCTGCCCGCGAATGGTGGTGTGAAGGATGATGGCAAGACTATCATTATGCACCTGCGTCACGATCTGCGCTGGTCGGATGGCCAGCCGATCCTGGCAAGCGATTTTCAATACTGGTGGCATCTCGACCAGGACCCAAATACTGGAGCGATCACCATGAGCGGGTACGACCAGATAGCCAGCATCGATACGCCTGATAACTTCACCGTGATCCTGCATATGAAACACGCATACGGTCCCTACCTGTCGTATCTGCCATATGCCGCTCCCCAGCACGCCTGGGGCAAGCTAAAAGACATCGACCTGCAAAACATGACGAGCGTCTACCTGGCCCCCACTGTAACCGATGGCCCCTACATGCTTGCCCACTTCGAGAATGGAAAGAGCTATACGTTGAAACCAGACCCCTACTACACTTCGACGACATTCTCCGGCCCATTTGTTTCACAACTCATTTACCGCTCTTACAACGATCTTACCGCGCTCACCGGCGCAGTCAAGCAGCAGCAGGTTGACATCAGCGAGGGATATATGGAAGATGATCTCTCAAGCCTTGTCCACCTTCCGGCAGGCGTGCAACTACGCGAAACACCCGCTGCCTCCTATGAGCACCTTGACTTCAACCTGGCTCGTCCTATTTTTCAAGATGTGCGGGTACGGCGCGCAATTCAAATGGCAATCAACAGGTGCGCCATCATTGAACAGGCGCTGCACATGCCAGATTGTTCGCGCCTTGCAGACCAGGTCGAGCCTCCTCCCTCGCTCGTCTATGATTCCAGCATTGCTTCGGCCCCTTTTGACCCCCACATGGCAAGGCAGCTACTCGCGCAGGCCGGCTGGCTTTCCGGTCAACATGGTTTACTGTACCGCCATGGCCAGCCGTTTGCGCTCCGTCTTGTTACAACCGCTTCCAATCCTCTGCGCGCCGCTGCTGCCCGGCGAATCCAACAGGATTTATTGGCAGCCGGCATTTCCATCCAGATTCTGTATTATCCCCTGAACACCTTCTTTGGCCTCTATAATCAAGGTGGTATCCTGGCAACCGGTGCCTATGACCTGGCCATGTTCGGCTATCAAAATAGCCCGGAACCCGATGATGAATATGCCGTTTTCGACTCCTCGCAAATACCAACCGCGGATCAACCAGGTCTGGGCAACTACGGCCGCGTCAAGGATCCTATCATCGACCAGGCCCTACAACAGGGAAGAAATACAGTAGGCTTTGCCGGTCGCGTAAAGTTCTATCACCAATTCTTAGAGCGCCTTGCAGACCAGGTCTACATTATTCCTTTGTATACCGGCCTCAATATCATGACCATCAGCGCTACGGTGCGGAACGTCGTCCCCAATCCCAACGTCGTCGAGAACAACTGGAACATCAGTGAATGGAGAAAAGGATGA
- a CDS encoding helix-turn-helix transcriptional regulator, with amino-acid sequence MKHHVLKPGSTKPHGLPHLRTLRQRKGLSLGQLSDMTGIRRDTIAHLETGREDPQPYQLRLLARVLDVPQLELVS; translated from the coding sequence ATGAAGCATCATGTCTTGAAACCGGGTTCCACTAAGCCGCATGGCTTACCACATCTACGCACCCTTCGCCAGCGCAAAGGGTTGAGTTTAGGCCAGCTTTCTGATATGACCGGTATTCGCCGCGATACAATCGCGCACCTGGAGACCGGTCGCGAGGACCCACAACCATATCAATTACGGTTGCTGGCGCGCGTGCTAGATGTCCCGCAACTTGAACTGGTCTCATAA
- a CDS encoding TetR/AcrR family transcriptional regulator, whose product MARTTKVVEDRREQIIDAAMHVFAEKGFVRATNKDIAREAGITPGLIYHYFESKEALLRAIIDGRSPLRIINALPPQALALPPEVFLRFIVMQVLGILEDENFIQLIRVFLPEVVYNPDTGSTINEAIQQALGFLEGYFRNKIEAGELRPMDAALLPQLFIGSVMAFVLRRNILHDPQVLHYTHEQIADAIVETMLKGLLPGR is encoded by the coding sequence ATGGCACGCACAACGAAAGTGGTGGAAGATCGCCGCGAACAAATCATCGATGCGGCTATGCATGTCTTTGCGGAAAAAGGCTTCGTCAGGGCTACAAACAAAGATATTGCGCGCGAGGCGGGGATTACCCCTGGCCTGATCTATCATTACTTTGAGAGCAAGGAAGCATTACTGCGGGCCATTATCGATGGGCGTTCGCCTTTGCGTATTATCAATGCTCTGCCCCCACAGGCGCTGGCTCTGCCGCCAGAAGTGTTCCTGCGTTTTATCGTGATGCAGGTGCTGGGCATTCTTGAAGACGAAAATTTCATTCAACTGATCCGGGTATTTCTCCCGGAAGTTGTGTATAACCCTGATACAGGATCGACGATAAACGAGGCGATACAACAGGCCCTGGGCTTTCTTGAAGGCTACTTTCGGAACAAAATAGAGGCAGGAGAACTGCGCCCGATGGACGCGGCGCTGCTACCACAGCTATTTATCGGTAGCGTGATGGCTTTCGTACTGCGACGCAATATTCTCCATGACCCGCAGGTCTTGCATTATACACACGAACAGATTGCTGATGCGATAGTTGAAACGATGCTCAAGGGCCTTTTACCAGGTCGATAG
- a CDS encoding ABC transporter ATP-binding protein codes for MAEATSDIHEGQQPDKATGSLVVVISDLVKQFGKLRAVDNLSMTINTGETFGLIGPNGSGKTTLIRMMVGLMRPTSGTIRILGERMPSAIIAPHIGYMTQLSALYLDLTARENMQFFCNIYGLRGKQQKQRIDEMLERVDLADRANDIVGNFSGGMKQRLSLATALVHHPSLALLDEPTVGVDPELRRSFWEYFAQMNCEGITIIVSTHHLDEAARCTRLGLMRAGMLLAQDTPQELLRQSGKDNMEDAFLYFATRQQEG; via the coding sequence ATGGCAGAAGCTACTTCCGATATTCACGAGGGACAGCAACCGGATAAGGCTACCGGTTCTCTCGTCGTCGTTATCAGCGATCTTGTCAAGCAGTTTGGCAAACTGAGAGCTGTCGATAATCTCAGCATGACCATCAATACCGGCGAGACATTCGGATTGATCGGTCCCAATGGCTCAGGCAAGACGACGCTGATCCGCATGATGGTCGGTTTGATGCGCCCCACAAGTGGCACGATACGCATTCTGGGCGAACGGATGCCGAGCGCAATAATCGCACCTCACATTGGCTACATGACGCAGTTGAGCGCCCTCTATCTTGACCTCACAGCCCGGGAGAACATGCAGTTCTTCTGCAACATTTATGGTTTGCGTGGCAAGCAGCAGAAACAGCGCATCGACGAAATGCTGGAACGGGTTGACCTTGCCGACCGCGCCAATGATATCGTCGGCAACTTTAGTGGCGGTATGAAGCAGCGCCTCTCGCTTGCCACGGCGCTGGTGCATCATCCCAGCCTGGCCTTGCTCGACGAGCCAACCGTCGGAGTCGATCCTGAACTGCGGCGTTCTTTCTGGGAATATTTCGCGCAAATGAACTGCGAGGGCATTACCATCATCGTCTCCACGCACCATCTTGATGAAGCCGCACGCTGCACACGCCTGGGCCTGATGCGGGCGGGCATGTTGCTGGCACAGGACACGCCCCAGGAGCTACTACGCCAATCCGGCAAAGATAACATGGAAGATGCCTTCCTTTACTTCGCCACGCGACAGCAGGAAGGATGA
- a CDS encoding ABC transporter permease, giving the protein MSLERTLALATRIIRQILRDKRTLGLIFIVPLLIMTLLYLVLTNTSSVHTLAIVRPTDPGSDTINTLITDLLPGKDKLNTIYIPANQVTTTLQNGNADAAILFPPDFARQVLAGQNPVVQIELEGSDPTVASAMRDLTESFTHQLGLALSSLKAQQNQGGQVPITPATLAGPIPFTISEPHYLHGGPQYTFNDSIAPVFIGVFSFFFVFILTSVAFLRERSQGTIERVMVSPLTRPELVLGYICGFTLFALVQSVLILIFVVFVLQVHYSGNLALVFLVTALLTIGSVNLGIFLSTFAQNEFQIVQFIPLVFGVQVFLSGIFWPIAQLPGVLRPISYILPLTYANDALRGVMLKSDDIGQIAGQLAGLLIFALVMVLLSSLTMRRQIA; this is encoded by the coding sequence ATGAGTCTCGAACGCACTCTAGCACTGGCCACGCGCATTATTCGCCAGATTCTGCGCGACAAACGCACGCTGGGGCTGATCTTCATCGTTCCTCTCTTGATCATGACGTTGCTCTACCTGGTACTCACAAATACGAGCAGCGTTCACACACTGGCGATTGTGCGCCCCACCGACCCGGGCAGCGATACCATCAACACGCTGATTACCGACCTGCTGCCCGGAAAGGATAAACTGAACACCATCTATATTCCTGCCAATCAGGTAACAACTACACTACAAAACGGGAATGCCGATGCCGCGATTCTATTTCCCCCGGATTTCGCGCGGCAGGTCCTGGCGGGCCAGAACCCGGTCGTGCAGATCGAACTCGAAGGCTCTGACCCGACCGTAGCAAGCGCCATGCGAGACCTCACCGAGTCATTTACGCACCAGCTTGGTCTCGCGCTCTCGAGCTTGAAGGCGCAGCAAAACCAGGGTGGGCAGGTACCGATTACCCCGGCAACGCTCGCGGGACCTATACCTTTCACCATCAGCGAGCCACACTACCTGCATGGAGGGCCGCAATATACGTTCAACGACTCCATCGCACCCGTCTTCATCGGCGTCTTCTCTTTTTTCTTCGTCTTCATCCTTACTTCGGTCGCTTTCCTGCGCGAACGCTCGCAGGGCACGATTGAACGAGTAATGGTCTCGCCGTTGACGCGCCCCGAACTGGTGCTGGGATACATCTGCGGCTTTACGCTTTTTGCGCTTGTGCAGTCGGTGCTGATCCTGATTTTCGTCGTCTTCGTGCTGCAGGTTCATTACAGCGGCAACCTCGCCTTAGTGTTCCTGGTCACGGCGTTGCTCACCATTGGCAGCGTCAATCTCGGCATCTTCCTCTCGACCTTTGCGCAGAACGAATTTCAGATTGTGCAGTTTATCCCGCTGGTTTTTGGCGTGCAGGTCTTCCTTTCCGGCATCTTCTGGCCCATCGCTCAATTGCCGGGCGTGTTACGTCCCATTTCCTACATCCTGCCCCTGACCTATGCCAATGATGCCTTACGCGGTGTCATGCTCAAGAGCGATGATATCGGGCAAATCGCGGGGCAACTGGCGGGCCTGTTGATATTCGCGCTGGTTATGGTTCTGTTAAGCTCGTTGACGATGCGCCGGCAGATCGCGTGA
- a CDS encoding FAD-dependent oxidoreductase, which translates to MQNEVVAETTQAKQVEQTTCCIVGGGPAGAVLALLLARKGVPVVLLEEHMDFDRDFRGDTIHPSTLQILDEIGLADRLLQLRHTKASSIPVQTAKGNLTLADFHRLKTRFPYIALIPQADFLSFITSEAGRYPNFRLVMGARAEKLIEEDGYIHGVHYRGKDGWHELRAVLTVGADGRFSRVRRLAGFEPIQTSAPMDVLWFRLPRKAGDPEKSGGRLSGGHILIMLDRNEYWQMGYVIPKGGYQEIRAAGLEHLRQVIGEMLPEFAGRVDTIQEWKQVSVLSVESSRLRRWYRPGLLLIGDAAHVMSPVGGVGINYAIQDAVVTANILGNDLLQGKAPTGDLARVQRERELPTRIIQGLQNLIQKQVLTRVLTTDKPPAISPFFSLLLRVPLVRDLPARFIAFGPRSVHVQE; encoded by the coding sequence ATGCAGAACGAAGTCGTTGCGGAAACAACACAGGCCAAACAAGTTGAGCAAACAACCTGTTGTATCGTAGGTGGTGGCCCTGCCGGAGCGGTGCTGGCGCTCCTTCTCGCGCGTAAAGGCGTTCCCGTCGTGCTGCTGGAGGAGCATATGGATTTTGACCGGGACTTTCGTGGAGATACCATTCATCCATCGACTCTGCAAATATTGGATGAAATAGGTCTCGCGGATCGCTTACTCCAGCTGCGTCACACCAAAGCATCCAGTATACCCGTACAGACCGCTAAGGGGAACTTGACGCTTGCCGATTTCCATCGCCTGAAAACGCGATTTCCCTACATCGCATTGATTCCACAGGCAGACTTCCTCTCATTCATTACGAGCGAAGCCGGCCGCTACCCGAACTTCCGGCTGGTTATGGGGGCCAGAGCGGAGAAGCTGATAGAGGAGGATGGCTACATTCACGGTGTTCATTACCGCGGCAAGGATGGCTGGCACGAGCTGCGCGCGGTACTTACTGTCGGAGCAGATGGTCGTTTTTCTCGTGTGCGCCGCCTGGCAGGTTTTGAGCCGATCCAGACTTCAGCGCCGATGGATGTACTCTGGTTTCGTTTGCCACGCAAAGCAGGCGATCCAGAGAAATCTGGCGGACGGCTTAGTGGGGGTCATATCCTGATCATGCTTGACCGGAACGAATACTGGCAGATGGGCTATGTCATTCCCAAGGGTGGATACCAGGAAATCCGCGCCGCGGGCCTCGAGCATTTGCGCCAGGTGATAGGAGAGATGCTGCCGGAATTCGCCGGCCGCGTGGATACCATTCAGGAGTGGAAACAGGTATCCGTGCTCTCGGTGGAATCGAGTCGCCTGCGCAGATGGTATCGCCCGGGCCTGCTGCTCATCGGAGATGCCGCCCACGTGATGTCGCCGGTCGGTGGAGTGGGCATTAATTACGCCATTCAAGATGCCGTAGTCACGGCCAACATACTCGGCAATGACCTCTTGCAAGGCAAAGCGCCAACCGGCGACCTGGCACGCGTACAGCGGGAGCGCGAATTGCCAACACGCATTATCCAGGGCTTGCAAAACCTGATACAAAAGCAGGTGCTGACCAGGGTTCTGACGACGGATAAGCCGCCGGCGATATCACCATTCTTCTCGCTGCTGTTACGCGTGCCGCTTGTACGCGATTTACCGGCAAGATTTATCGCCTTTGGGCCGCGCAGCGTACATGTTCAGGAATAG
- a CDS encoding SRPBCC domain-containing protein translates to MDVSGNQKVKAPRPQVFQALLNPEVLKNCVPGCESAEFVDFPTGRQLKLVVSPNIPGLKGPYNIFLQTGEVIAPSRVVFIAEPSSSVGTIRATCAIDLTDDAEGTLLNYSGHADMEGKIAATPDMVINGAMKMALGQFFKNFEKQVSTVRA, encoded by the coding sequence ATGGATGTTTCGGGTAATCAGAAGGTGAAAGCACCTCGCCCACAAGTATTTCAAGCTCTATTGAATCCTGAAGTTCTCAAAAATTGCGTGCCTGGTTGCGAAAGTGCCGAGTTTGTAGATTTCCCAACGGGCCGCCAGTTAAAGCTGGTCGTATCGCCAAATATTCCTGGCTTGAAAGGGCCGTATAACATCTTCTTGCAGACAGGGGAAGTAATTGCGCCGTCGCGCGTCGTCTTCATAGCGGAACCCAGCAGCTCAGTTGGCACCATCCGCGCCACCTGCGCCATTGATCTCACGGATGATGCCGAGGGAACGCTGCTCAACTATAGTGGGCACGCGGATATGGAAGGAAAGATCGCCGCTACCCCCGATATGGTCATCAACGGGGCAATGAAGATGGCGCTCGGCCAATTCTTCAAGAATTTTGAGAAGCAGGTCAGCACGGTTCGCGCTTAG
- a CDS encoding Yip1 family protein, which translates to MAWIPGRKSNNNGRGPGAASNGAKKHDTRDADPTYWPDFGFIPPAAAPLPLAEAIRQLPEQYKRVVTKPYAETFLVEMAQASWSMVWIQLLGYAIIAAVLAFLVSLFSLPATPNPASPTGLSSPSVIRALTLGSTLGLFILIPVLFFLLMAILYLLARAYGGRGTFLQQCYTTLLFLVPFGLAVSVVGILPIFGNFLSAFLAIVCFVYSIVLQSFANVAVHRLTGGKATAAAVITALLLIPLAVGALILWTFILVSLGV; encoded by the coding sequence ATGGCATGGATACCTGGTCGCAAATCGAACAATAATGGGCGAGGCCCCGGGGCTGCTTCCAATGGGGCGAAAAAGCATGATACACGCGATGCCGACCCGACATATTGGCCAGACTTCGGCTTTATTCCACCGGCTGCCGCGCCTCTCCCTCTCGCCGAAGCAATTCGCCAGTTGCCGGAACAATATAAGCGTGTAGTGACTAAACCATACGCGGAAACATTTCTGGTAGAGATGGCGCAGGCCAGTTGGAGCATGGTCTGGATTCAATTGCTCGGCTATGCGATCATTGCCGCAGTGCTTGCCTTCCTTGTCTCGCTCTTTTCACTGCCTGCTACTCCCAACCCGGCAAGCCCCACAGGCCTGAGCAGTCCATCCGTAATCCGGGCGCTTACGCTTGGCTCGACGCTGGGGCTTTTTATCCTGATACCCGTTCTGTTTTTCTTACTGATGGCTATCCTCTACCTGCTCGCCAGGGCCTATGGTGGGCGCGGAACGTTCTTGCAACAGTGTTATACCACCCTGCTTTTTCTTGTGCCGTTTGGCCTCGCCGTCAGTGTCGTTGGGATTCTGCCTATTTTTGGCAACTTCCTGTCGGCTTTCCTGGCTATCGTATGCTTCGTCTACAGCATCGTGCTACAAAGCTTTGCGAACGTTGCCGTCCATCGCCTGACGGGTGGAAAAGCCACAGCAGCCGCGGTCATCACCGCTCTGCTCCTCATCCCCTTAGCTGTGGGAGCCTTGATTCTCTGGACTTTTATCCTTGTTTCCCTGGGCGTGTAG
- a CDS encoding CBS domain-containing protein has protein sequence MQYLSQLLGAPIEDSEGARVGKIADIFIAQEEPAPRTILLVEGQEDQRWYVPAESVAWQGNVLRLRVPLEQLSAQSIATFSPLISLAQDVLDKQVIDLARKKAVRVNDICFDDNWHILGIDNSSLGLVRRLAPSWLLGANSRRSPAKLIPWNRIELIGTPPPEEDMNEEQDKGEPPAGTTPEGLTGPLRPVSGQLAELHPADIADIVHQLTPGQGARLIEGLDDETAADALEEIDTERQSHILENIRPERAADILQAMEPDEAADLLATLPEERAQELLRLMTPEESEDVQELLEYEEDSAGGLMTTNFIALNTGKTVAEAIDTVRAYMSEQDVRAAYVYCVADETSDESSLLGVVSLWDLLISDPTLSLKEVMETDTITVRPDTDPRTVAEIMAKYNLLAVPVVSDEGILEGVVTVDDALDVLLPNERRRKPTRMY, from the coding sequence ATGCAGTACCTTAGTCAACTGCTCGGCGCGCCCATCGAGGATTCGGAGGGTGCGCGAGTAGGGAAAATCGCTGATATATTCATAGCGCAGGAAGAGCCTGCGCCCCGCACAATCTTGCTGGTCGAGGGGCAGGAGGATCAGCGCTGGTACGTGCCTGCTGAATCCGTCGCATGGCAGGGCAACGTTCTGCGCCTGCGTGTCCCTCTAGAACAGCTTTCTGCTCAGTCCATTGCTACATTTTCGCCGCTGATCAGCCTGGCACAGGATGTGCTTGATAAGCAGGTCATCGATCTTGCGCGCAAGAAGGCCGTGCGCGTAAACGATATCTGCTTCGACGATAACTGGCACATTCTCGGCATCGATAATAGCTCCCTCGGGTTGGTGCGCAGGCTCGCGCCCTCCTGGCTGCTCGGCGCCAATAGCAGGCGTTCCCCCGCCAAATTGATTCCGTGGAATCGTATCGAACTCATTGGTACGCCCCCTCCTGAAGAGGATATGAATGAAGAGCAGGACAAAGGGGAACCTCCGGCAGGTACTACGCCTGAAGGCTTAACCGGGCCGTTGCGCCCCGTGAGCGGGCAGCTTGCGGAATTGCACCCTGCCGATATCGCCGATATCGTCCATCAACTGACTCCCGGTCAGGGCGCGCGTTTGATTGAAGGTCTGGACGACGAGACGGCCGCCGATGCGCTCGAAGAGATCGATACCGAACGGCAAAGTCATATTCTGGAGAACATTCGCCCGGAGCGGGCCGCTGATATCCTGCAAGCCATGGAGCCGGACGAGGCCGCCGATTTGCTGGCGACCCTTCCCGAAGAACGCGCCCAGGAACTCTTACGTCTGATGACTCCCGAGGAATCCGAGGATGTCCAGGAATTATTGGAATATGAAGAAGATTCGGCGGGCGGTCTCATGACCACTAATTTTATTGCCCTCAATACCGGTAAGACCGTCGCCGAGGCAATCGATACCGTCCGCGCTTATATGAGCGAGCAGGATGTACGGGCCGCTTATGTGTATTGTGTTGCCGATGAGACATCGGATGAAAGTTCTTTACTGGGCGTCGTTTCTCTCTGGGATCTGCTGATCTCCGATCCCACGCTATCTCTAAAGGAAGTGATGGAGACGGATACGATTACCGTCCGCCCGGATACCGATCCGCGAACCGTCGCCGAGATCATGGCGAAATATAACCTGCTGGCCGTTCCTGTCGTGAGCGACGAGGGCATTCTCGAAGGCGTTGTCACCGTCGATGACGCGCTGGATGTGCTGCTACCCAACGAGCGGCGTCGCAAACCAACCAGAATGTATTGA